From Penicillium psychrofluorescens genome assembly, chromosome: 1, one genomic window encodes:
- a CDS encoding uncharacterized protein (ID:PFLUO_000596-T1.cds;~source:funannotate) gives MRFPTWSTTAILALSYTAQARRYHVTTGQSDEDVAAALRALGRSDLRQPGSLPFPDLEPGTDTMPDIEHIVFLQLENHSFDNMLGMLGRGDGLSVGPNGQVLNTNPYPNGTLQHAFPMPNTCQLSGRPSQEWLASHNAYDNGTNAGFVRTDISSTIDEMVGGVAMGYYTSDHLPFTYSLAEHFPIGDRFFCSLLAQTWPNRRFLIAGTARGIVDDNVNLTAGYAPAGTIFNELDKYGISWNNYAPDCCWRDISGNTPDFFGKNNYDSETKRHKDLPQFMVDALEGNLPAFSFIDPNYANQSQENPQNIVNGEALLADVVNSIGQSPLWSKTMFILNYDEHGGYYDHVPPPPALIPDEVPPHVQPGEYLYEGYSRLGFRVPAVVVSPYAKAGKYVSSVVYDQTSVLATLQRKWNLPAFTYRDANANDMLDFLDLDALKRKEPTFAKMPALAAPGNTTEALACSTTGAGVIPPPGTVSEPDRYLRVSH, from the coding sequence ATGCGCTTTCCAACGTGGTCAACAACTGCAATTCTTGCTTTGTCCTATACGGCACAGGCTCGTCGGTACCATGTAACTACTGGTCAATCCGATGAAGACGTTGCCGCAGCTCTCAGAGCTCTTGGTCGTTCAGATCTGCGGCAGCCTGGGTCGCTGCCGTTTCCGGATCTGGAGCCTGGGACCGACACTATGCCAGACATCGAGCACATTGTCTTCTTGCAGCTTGAAAATCATTCCTTCGACAATATGCTTGGCATGCTCGGTCGCGGTGATGGCCTCAGTGTGGGACCGAACGGACAAGTTTTGAACACCAATCCTTATCCCAATGGAACCCTTCAGCATGCTTTCCCCATGCCCAACACCTGTCAGCTGTCGGGCCGACCGAGCCAGGAATGGCTGGCAAGCCACAATGCGTATGACAATGGGACAAATGCCGGTTTCGTGCGCACGGACATTAGCTCTACCATTGATGAGATGGTGGGCGGTGTTGCTATGGGCTACTATACCTCGGACCACCTGCCATTCACATACAGTTTGGCTGAGCACTTCCCTATTGGAGATCGATTCTTTTGCTCCCTCTTGGCGCAGACATGGCCAAATCGGCGGTTCCTGATTGCGGGTACCGCACGCGGGATCGTTGATGACAACGTCAATTTGACCGCAGGATACGCGCCGGCCGGTACCATCTTCAACGAGTTGGACAAATACGGCATCTCATGGAACAACTACGCCCCGgactgctgctggagagATATCAGCGGCAACACACCTGACTTCTTTGGCAAGAACAACTACGACTCTGAAACGAAGCGCCACAAGGATCTGCCCCAGTTTATGGTCGATGCGTTGGAGGGAAACCTGCCCGCTTTCAGCTTCATCGATCCCAACTACGCCAACCAGTCCCAAGAGAACCCCCAGAATATTGTCAACGGAGAGGCGCTCCTAGCTGACGTGGTCAATTCTATCGGCCAATCCCCTCTCTGGTCCAAGACCATGTTCATCTTGAATTACGATGAGCACGGTGGATACTATGACCATGtgcctccaccaccagcccTGATTCCCGACGAGGTTCCTCCGCATGTCCAGCCTGGGGAGTATCTATATGAAGGCTATAGTCGTCTTGGCTTCCGTGTGCCCGCCGTAGTGGTCTCACCTTATGCAAAGGCTGGCAAGTATGTGAGCAGTGTTGTCTATGATCAGACATCCGTGCTTGCCACACTCCAGAGGAAATGGAACCTCCCGGCTTTCACCTATCGGGATGCCAACGCCAACGATATGCTTGATttcctggatctcgatgCCCTAAAGCGAAAGGAGCCAACTTTTGCAAAGATGCCCGCTCTTGCCGCCCCTGGAAACACTACCGAGGCGCTCGCTTGTTCTACTACAGGAGCCGGTGTTATCCCCCCGCCAGGTACTGTTTCGGAACCTGACCGGTATCTGCGCGTCTCGCATTGA
- a CDS encoding uncharacterized protein (ID:PFLUO_000595-T1.cds;~source:funannotate), with protein MAPIEEQGAVWEFDPSAASWSLIMPSGSNSGVFPVARSYHCMASDGKDTLYVHAGCPEKGRLSDLWAFCLSRKEWVELAPAFDPPRGGTSIAFAAGKLYRMNGFDGNTEQGGSVDSYSPETNSWASHLYLPDGKAAPIPRSVGSLLPIYLRNRPYLITLFGERDPSSLGHQGAGKMLSDVWAFDVERKKWEEVVVQGEELPLARGWFDADVVGTSTILVHGGLGESNDRLGDVWNFEFLQVQAGR; from the coding sequence ATGGCACCTATTGAAGAGCAGGGCGCGGTCTGGGAATTTGACCCTAGTGCAGCAAGTTGGTCGCTTATCATGCCATCTGGTTCCAACTCGGGGGTGTTTCCAGTCGCTCGTAGCTACCATTGTATGGCTAGTGATGGGAAAGATACGCTTTACGTCCACGCAGGTTGCCCCGAAAAAGGAAGATTATCGGATCTATGGGCATTCTGCCTTTCCCGCAAAGAATGGGTGGAACTCGCGCCAGCATTCGATCCTCCACGCGGTGGTACATCGATTGCTTTTGCAGCTGGAAAGCTATATCGCATGAATGGATTCGACGGGAACACCGAGCAAGGTGGGAGTGTGGATTCATATTCGCCCGAAACAAATTCTTGGGCGTCGCACCTCTATTTGCCTGACGGCAAAGCCGCACCGATACCGCGAAGCGTGGGCTCCTTGCTGCCGATTTACCTCAGAAACCGGCCGTATTTAATCACTTTGTTCGGTGAGCGCGACCCTAGTTCGTTgggccatcaaggagctgggaAGATGTTGAGTGATGTGTGGGCATTCGACGTtgaaaggaagaaatgggaggaggttgttgtTCAAGGAGAGGAACTTCCTCTTGCGCGGGGCTGGTTCGATGCAGATGTTGTCGGTACGAGCACAATCTTGGTTCATGGTGGGCTAGGGGAGTCGAATGATCGACTTGGGGATGTCTGGAATTTCGAGTTTCTTCAAGTCCAAGCTGGGCGGTAG